The DNA region aatgacaataatctaagacagtgagcctaaatagacccTAATCATCATTAAAATAGAAGTCCttaatatcgtcctcagaacgatattggcggtctcttaacacacatcttttttcaggagatgttagttctctacctgttgatgatgcttgtttttcggccaactttagcatgtaaaatctataacgtcttgccagcattatgttgttttcttttctaatcctttgtataGCAaactcgcaagtttctggacctactcgaggcatggttattgagtaccttgctgggattggagcgttgagattttccaagtcatgaACAAGAcattctgattcggcaagccgatgtgaccattctcgacgTAACCCTCAATAATATTCTTGCGGatttgaatatttcacactgcagaaatcatcattacgctctataagaaggtgatGATTCAattcgtctagtttgaaatcactattatcactcgaaaaactgctatgatttgaactctcatcatcactgttatttgattcttttggaaggagtaaagaccaagctgcaTTTCTACTACTCGCcattgaatatgttgtagtctaataacaaaagaaagggctacttatatagttgcaaacccccaagtaccctggGGGGGAGGtttctttatgaccctacctacttaccttattataagaaaaatattaatcttcatcggacatttcacagtccgaatcccacttggatctaaatcttgtgttagattgtacaccatattctactctatgataacgtatttgcatccgattgttctcttcgcgaaaacgattaagagcaaaattaaactcttgtggagttcctcgaggcattgacatagcacattttttgggcgtttaagccctactgaagCTAACTTTTGCTCTAGTGCTTCAACCTCCATAACACGCCAATTCCTCTCATTGTTTTATtatattctcgattgaatcttttgttagggttatttgagcaatgaaaatcatcatcatctagttcccatgtcctacccattgcttcaaatatatttgttggggtaaaacatgtaatagaatcaagattaccAGATTGGGTGtagaatgtcatgataactcgttttaaagtgaatactagttgtttgtcaatcgtgttatatatagtactgcattttttgactgttttatttgaatttaattcatagtgcgcaacatttcaatgcgcaatataACATGATTTGAGAACACATCATGGTTGAAAATTACAACTTTTTTTATCACACATAAATGatcgatttgacaacacatcatgcatgccaatttcagcttttttatgacacccatgcttgatttgacaatacatcatgcatgccaatttcagtttttttatgatacataaaggaccgatttgacaatacaatgctgcattatttgaccgttttattagacattaattcatattacgcagtATTTCAATGCGCAACACAAGTATATTTACACATCATGCTTGATTTGACTACGCGCCATGCATcccaaacttacttcggagcactttacaacccctaaaatgatgatccaaatgtatatgtatacttgatgtaatgagccgatattattgtacgctaaaaaaagtattaagttctatataaaatatttatattccgacgttttgaaacgtgactaatcttcggtcaaagtacgaaaaaaaacttaaagataacaagtttccaaacttacttcgaggcactttacaatccctaaaacgacgatccaaacatatatgtatacttgatgtaatgagccgacattattttacgctaaaaacaatattaagttctatataaaatatttatataattcCAATGTTTTGAAACGTTACTAATCTtcagtcaaagtatgaaaaaaagcttaattttgagtttaaTTTCCAAAGAACAAAGATTGGGGTCGGggaaatctgtgcgtgaaaggaccaaagtgtaaatgTACGCTTTagccctttcacgcacaaattctGTTCGTGAAGCCTagtttagttcttttttttttttaagggttaATTTGGTTTCAAATGTTATTTTTTGGGTTATAAAAGTTCCGGATTCTGgtctaaatcacaaagttgagaAGTATATTTGTACCTTTTCCCTTTTATTTGTATTTAATAGTTTTTAAGTCGCTTCTATTTAGGTGAGAAGTGTTTTAATTTGTTACTCCCTCCATTCATTTTTATTTTgtcctttattttgaaaataaatgtcCATTTTACATGTCCAATTTGAAAGATTAAGAAATAATTTACCATTTCGTACCTATGTTACCCTTACTATTAATTATCGGTCTGAAACTTTAATGAATTGTTAATGACTGCACAACTTTTAAATCatgtttgattgatttcaattATTAGATGACTTAATAATAATTAGGAGTGACATAGTAAATTGACATGATATTTATGGTTGTTTAAGAATGTGTTGAGTCAATATAGGACAATTAAAAATTGACGACGAGAGTATTAGCATTAATTAGTCCATTCATTATAAAATTATGAAGTAATAAAAGAAGTACAAAACGCGAAATCACTAATTAAAAATGTTGTTTAGTACTTCCTCCGATTCTAAATAAACGGTATTTAAggccttttattttattttaaagtaaGTAATGATGTACGATTTTAAGAAGAAATTGATTATATTCTTCTAAAATTATTCTTATTTAAATAATCAAGAGTCATCTAGTAGTTTTTTTTAGACACTTAATTAGGATACGTCAGTAATAACTCTCATAATTTTCTAAGAGTGACTAATTTCTTGAAGGTGTCTCAGTTAAAAATTAATTATTGAAAGCTGTTACTTCCATAAAGCTAATTATTACTAGTACTTTGCTACTAGGAAGCACTTAAAAGGGTGAGTGGTGAGGGAGATGACAATGGCTGTACACATGAAAAAATACGTAACAAATCCATCAATTTTCAATTCAATCATCCCAATAGCTGGCCAATTTTTCTCCACATCATGTGCAATAGCAGCCTTAGAATCAAAACCAAAAGTGGTACGCAAATTATTTGGGGTTATACAAGACAAAGATCTTATGAAAAAGGCTCCAAATGGTGAACTTTTAGTACTATATCTTATTGACAATGGCGCAATGGACTCAGATGCAGGTTTATATAACCAGCTTATAAAGAAATGTACTGAATGGAAACGGTTAAAAGAAGGGAAAATGGTACATGAACACTTTTTGAGGTCGAGATTTAGTCATTATATTGTTCCTAATAACACATTGATTAATATGTATGCGAAATGTGAGAGTATGGGTGATGCACGCaaggtgtttgatgaaatgcctgaAAGAGATATGGTTTCTTGGACTGCATTGATTACTGGGTATTCGCAGAATGAGGGTGCTGACGTGGCGTTGGGTTTGTTTATTGAGATGTTGAGGTTTGGGTTTAAGCCGAATCAGTTTACGTTTGGGAGTGTAATAAAGGCTGCTGGAGCGTTGGACAGTAGTGGAACGGGGAGGATATTACATGGGAGTTGTGTTAAGTTTGGATATGAAGAGAATGTTTATGTTGGGAGTGCTCTTGTTGATATGTATGCAAGGTGTGGATTAATGGATGAAGCGAAAATCGTGTTTGATAAGTTAAGTTGCAAGAATGAGGTTTCTTGGAATGGTTTGATCGCTGGGCATGCGAGGAAAGGCGATGGAGAGATTGCGGTGAAGCTTTTCTCTGAGATGAAAAGAGGCGGTTTTCAGCCGACCCATTTTACGTTTTCTAGTGTTTATGCAGCTTGCGCAAGCATTGGAGCTTTAGAGCCCGGGAAATGGGTGCATGTGCATATGATCAAGTCGGGGTTGGAACTTATTGCTTTTATTGGGAATACTCTGCTTGATATGTATGCCAAGTCTGGTAGCCTTGATGATGCTCGAAAGGTTTTTGATCATTTAGTGAAAAAGGATGTTGTTTCTTGGAACTCAATGCTTACCGCCTATGCTCAGCATGGACTCGGAAAAGAAACTGTAGATTGCTTTGAGGAAATGCGTAGGATAGGACCTGAACCTAATGAAGTGACTTTTCTTTGTGCTCTTACAGCTTGCAGTCATGCTGGGCTTCTAGACAAAGGAATGGATTATTTTGAATTGATGAAGACATTTAAGATAGAACCAAATATTTCACATTACGTGACTGTTATAGATCTACTTGGTCGATCAGGTCAACTTCACCGTGCTGTAAAGTTCATAAATGAAATGCCAATTGAACCAAATGCAGCCGTTTGGAAAGCTTTGCTGGGAGCTTGTAGGATGCATAAAAATTTGGAGTTGGGTGTTTATGCAGCTGAACGTGTGTTTGAACTTGATCCCTATGATTCAGGGCCACATATTTTGCTGGCCAACATATATGCCTCTGCTGGTAGGAGAAGTGATGCTGCAAGAGTTAGAAAAATGATGAACGATGGTGGAGTCAAGAAAGAACCTGCTTGTAGTTGGGTGGAGATTGAAAATGCTGTTCATATGTTTGTAGCAAATGATGATGCCCATCCACAGAGAGAGGAGATCCGTAACATGTGGGATAAGATAACTGATAAAATTAAGGAAATTGGCTATGTCCCAGACACTAGCCACGTGCTTTGGTTTACTGATCAGCAGGAGAGGGAAGAGAGGTTGCAATACCACAGTGAACGACTTGCTTTAGCATTTGCACTTCTCAATTCTCCACCTGGATCCCCTATCCGAATAAAGAAGAACATCAGAGTTTGTGGTGATTGCCATACTGCATTTAAGTTTGCTTCAAAGGTGGTTGACAGGGAAATCATCTTGAGAGACACAAATCGGTTCCATCATTTTCGTAATGGTTCTTGTTCCTGTGGGGACTACTGGTAGTGCTAAAATAGTTTCCCATATATCCAATAGTTAACCATCTAAGACTCATTTAAATTAAATGTGGTAACGTGAAATCGTTTTGGACTTGACTATCATGTAGGACATTGTTGGGATGGGATGATGCATGTTTTCCTACCAAAATTGCTTATTGGCTTATACACAAGCATCTTTTATATATACAGCCATCCATCAAATGGATTAGCGGTTCTTTTTGCCTTGTAAGGCTGGTTTTGACTACTTTATTGCTTTCTAGGACATGGTTAGAAGCAGGTTACTCTCACGGTCTCTGCCTCTCTGAATAGCAAAGGAATGATAACTTAAAGGCAAGAGGTTCTGGAAAATACTGGTGCCAATTGCcgataatttttacacttgttgGAGGCTTAGGGGTTAAAGACTTGGCACTACATACAAGTGTATGCTAATGAAGTGCTACTGGAGTTATAATCAGGAGACAACTGGTCTATGGAAGGAGATGATTCAAGCAAAATTTGGTAGCACTAGGCACTGGTGCTCTAATCAAGTTTCAACTCCTTATGGCACAGGGGTTTGGAAAGCTATTAGGAGCCTGTGAGAGGTCTTTTCTAGCAATGCTTCTCTCAAGGTGGGAAGTGGGGAGCATATTCAGTTTTGGAAAGAAACTTGGTTGGGAAACATTCCCCTTATGAATGTTTTTCCAAGCATCTTTCAGATTGCCTCCAACCCTGACTCATCCATCTCTCAGTGTAGGGAAGCCAATGTTTGGAATCTGATTCTGAGGAGAAATCTAAATGATTGGGAGTTAGAAGATTTTATAGCTCTCATGGCCACCATTCAGAGCAGCCCACTCGATAGCTTAGGCAGAAATAGACTCACTTGGGGAAGTTACAGGGATGGCTCCTATTCAGTGAAAGAAGGCTGGAAGGAGCGATGTTGAAGAGAGACTGAAGTTCGTTTTCATGTCAGGAAATTCCAGTGATGGGTATAATGAGGCATTGCAGGTAGGATTCTTGAATGCTGTATTGGTAATTAAGACACTTTTTAATTTCTGCATCCTGTTTCACTCTTATTCTGTCCTTGTAATTGATGGCTTGCCTTCCCCTTCCTCTGCTTCACTAGTGTTTTCATCTTTATCTTAAAAGAAGTTTTGCTGTTTGAACTGTAAAAAGTATAAATCTTCTTAGGTATCCTTATGCATAACAACTGAAACTCATTTAGTTGAGGAAGTTCTAAATCATTTTCTCTTGATTTTACACTTTAAAGGGCTTTGTTATTTTAGTGGACTGCGTGAAACGTTTGACCCTTCTGTCATCCAATATGTATTTTCCATTTTTTGTTGTTTTCATTCCTTGCTAGTGCTTTACTGTGTTATTTGTTAGGTTGAGATGAAAGTTCAAGTGATATTGAATAATGCTTCACAACATTTTGCAGTAGCAGTAACGTGCGTGCGGTTTACTTACTATTAACTACGCAATAAAGAAACTATACTGTCTCAAAGTTTGTAGGATATTGCTACTCGTCTAGGACTTTGTGAGGGATCTCTTTCACACCATGATACGAAGGGTGATGTTAACGGTATTACAATGATTGCTGACATCGTCCTCTACTCTTCCCCCCAACATGAGCAAGAATGTCCTATTCTGATACGAGCTATGTCATTTGGAATACCAATGTTGCACCAGACTACCCTGTCATTAAGAAATATGTAATTCGATTAAGTGTCGGTGTCAACTTTTTTAAGCTGAAAAGTAGAATACTTTGCTGCTTATTTTGTCTTTCCCTGAAGAACCTTCTGTATCCAGGTTGTTGATGAAGTACATGGAATCATCTCTCTCAACACAATTCAGATGAACTGGTGCAAGATTTCTCACTACTTATTTCTAATGAAAACTCATGAGATTTGCTCACACTATTGCATCTTCCGGGAGGCTGCTCTCCAAGAACATGCTTGCAGTGGAATGCATTACAGGGTATGCAAAACTGCTGGAGAATGTCATAACTTTCCCATCTGATGTCATATTTCCAGGAGATACCTCTCAGCTTAAGCAGGGCTTATGGGAGTGGGGATATTTCCAAAAGGATGTAGAGAATGGTAATGACATAGAAGATCTTCAAATGAAGGATGTGGATCCAATAAATTCCAGTGTTGTTTCTTGCCTTAGTAAACATGACAGGTTTTGCTCCTTTGGTGAATGTATCCAGAGATGAT from Lycium barbarum isolate Lr01 chromosome 10, ASM1917538v2, whole genome shotgun sequence includes:
- the LOC132615624 gene encoding pentatricopeptide repeat-containing protein At3g24000, mitochondrial-like, translating into MTMAVHMKKYVTNPSIFNSIIPIAGQFFSTSCAIAALESKPKVVRKLFGVIQDKDLMKKAPNGELLVLYLIDNGAMDSDAGLYNQLIKKCTEWKRLKEGKMVHEHFLRSRFSHYIVPNNTLINMYAKCESMGDARKVFDEMPERDMVSWTALITGYSQNEGADVALGLFIEMLRFGFKPNQFTFGSVIKAAGALDSSGTGRILHGSCVKFGYEENVYVGSALVDMYARCGLMDEAKIVFDKLSCKNEVSWNGLIAGHARKGDGEIAVKLFSEMKRGGFQPTHFTFSSVYAACASIGALEPGKWVHVHMIKSGLELIAFIGNTLLDMYAKSGSLDDARKVFDHLVKKDVVSWNSMLTAYAQHGLGKETVDCFEEMRRIGPEPNEVTFLCALTACSHAGLLDKGMDYFELMKTFKIEPNISHYVTVIDLLGRSGQLHRAVKFINEMPIEPNAAVWKALLGACRMHKNLELGVYAAERVFELDPYDSGPHILLANIYASAGRRSDAARVRKMMNDGGVKKEPACSWVEIENAVHMFVANDDAHPQREEIRNMWDKITDKIKEIGYVPDTSHVLWFTDQQEREERLQYHSERLALAFALLNSPPGSPIRIKKNIRVCGDCHTAFKFASKVVDREIILRDTNRFHHFRNGSCSCGDYW